Proteins found in one Lycium ferocissimum isolate CSIRO_LF1 unplaced genomic scaffold, AGI_CSIRO_Lferr_CH_V1 ctg3342, whole genome shotgun sequence genomic segment:
- the LOC132044054 gene encoding uncharacterized protein LOC132044054, protein MSEVSVSSIKTCHCGLAPRQFTSKTPANLGRKFHKCANRDKSCGYWKWDDEDFPDGAVIVINQLRLELKAAKGSINVLNMTLDQVKIERDGLKDKVEAWEAMKNFEVNKAMKLEEKVLKMKMCIIMLCVLIVGFAFAVMTK, encoded by the exons ATGTCGGAGGTTAGTGTTTCGTCTATAAAGACTTGCCATTGCGGGCTGGCTCCTCGACAATTCACTTCAAAAACTCCTGCAAATCTCGGAAGGAAATTTCATAAGTGTGCTAATCGTgat AAATCATGCGGTTATTGGAAATGGGATGATGAAGATTTTCCCGATGGTGCGGTTATTGTAATTAACCAACTACGGTTAGAATTGAAAGCAGCAAAAGGATCGATCAATGTTTTGAATATGACGTTGGATCAAGTGAAGATCGAAAGGGATGGTTTGAAGGATAAAGTGGAAGCTTGGGAGGCCATGAAAAACTTTGAAGTTAATAAAGCTATGAAGTTGGAAGAGAAGgtgttgaagatgaagatgTGTATTATAATGTTATGTGTGTTAATTGTTGGATTTGCATTTGCGGTGATGACAAAATGA